In Thermogemmata fonticola, the genomic stretch ATACTTGGCGGCCTTCAGCTCGGCGATGCGCTGCTGTTCCGCCGGCGTCCAGCTGGCCGGGACCAGCTCGGCGTGGAGGAGTGCGGCGAAGCGGGCGGCCAGGGATTGGGCGAGTGCGGCGGGGGTGAATAGTTCCTGGCCCGCCAGGTCGAAGAGGCCGGGCAATTCCGGGGCGTAAGGGCTGCGGCGCAGGAGGATGCTGCCGTGTTGCAACAGAGCGCCGCGGTGCTTGCGCTGGGCGCTGCCGGCCACTTTGCTCCCGCCCAGGAGCAGATCGCCCGCCGTCTGGTGCAGGAAGCAGAGGACGTCGCCGAGCTTGCGTTCCTCCCCGCAGCGGACCAGATGGGCTTGCCCGGCTAAAGCGGTCTCTTCCAGCAGTTCGCGGAGCAAGCCGTGGAAGAGGCAAATCCAGGAGTTCTGGCGGAAGGCGAGCCGCGGCGGCAGGGCGAAGGCGTAGGTCAGTTCGTGATGGTGCAGGATGGCAGCTCCGCCGGTCGGGCGGCGCACCCAGGGCAGGGCCGCTAGCTCCGCTCGGTGCAACCGCATCGCTGCCGGCTGAAAGTAGCCCAGGGACAGCGTCGGCACGCTCCATTGATAGAAGCGAAGGGAGGCTTGCCCGCCGGTTGCGCTTTCGAGCAAAACTTCATCCTGGGCCATCTGGGACGGCCCATCATCACACGTCAGAGGCAGCAGTCGCAGGTGCAG encodes the following:
- a CDS encoding lipoate--protein ligase family protein, translated to MSLHLRLLPLTCDDGPSQMAQDEVLLESATGGQASLRFYQWSVPTLSLGYFQPAAMRLHRAELAALPWVRRPTGGAAILHHHELTYAFALPPRLAFRQNSWICLFHGLLRELLEETALAGQAHLVRCGEERKLGDVLCFLHQTAGDLLLGGSKVAGSAQRKHRGALLQHGSILLRRSPYAPELPGLFDLAGQELFTPAALAQSLAARFAALLHAELVPASWTPAEQQRIAELKAAKYQQPAWNEKR